One Candidatus Rhabdochlamydia sp. T3358 DNA segment encodes these proteins:
- a CDS encoding glycosyltransferase family 9 protein codes for MQAAVICSQGMGDGLLMMIASQCLFSKGYTVTTYQDTLPELNTWFPGHHLKKRSSLNELEKQLSTYEIIVLQNDNSSLSNAIIDLYKLGRLNNLSVFYSSYEKSKHAPLTLLDQVFDRSRSMVDNIAEAIASVLQCKEVSKNNGLVVPSNFKKNRYPKRVLIHPTSTTPLRTWNAQKFTKVAQSLIQKGYEVTFCVSPSEHPEWVLLIKDRFSLPLFPSLNELAGFIYESHFLIGNESGTVHLASNLEIPTLIVASCQKQIALWRPGWFATKVITPYRFIPNFKGLRLRQQKWQAFISPKRVVRAFTNL; via the coding sequence TGCAGTGATCTGTTCACAAGGAATGGGAGATGGCCTCCTTATGATGATTGCTTCTCAATGCCTTTTTTCAAAAGGCTATACGGTTACTACCTACCAAGACACCCTCCCTGAGCTCAATACATGGTTTCCCGGTCATCATTTAAAAAAACGCTCCTCTCTAAATGAGCTTGAAAAACAGCTCTCTACTTATGAGATCATTGTTCTACAAAATGATAACAGTTCTTTATCAAATGCTATTATTGATCTCTACAAACTTGGTAGGCTTAATAATTTAAGTGTTTTTTATTCCAGTTATGAAAAAAGTAAACATGCTCCTTTGACTTTGCTAGATCAGGTCTTTGATCGCTCACGCTCTATGGTTGATAATATCGCAGAAGCTATTGCTTCTGTTTTACAGTGCAAGGAAGTTTCAAAAAACAATGGATTGGTTGTTCCAAGTAATTTCAAGAAAAACCGCTATCCAAAACGAGTTTTGATTCACCCAACAAGCACAACCCCCTTACGAACATGGAATGCACAGAAATTTACCAAAGTAGCTCAAAGCTTAATACAAAAGGGTTATGAAGTGACTTTCTGTGTTAGTCCCTCAGAGCATCCCGAGTGGGTTTTATTGATTAAAGATAGGTTTTCTCTGCCTCTTTTTCCTTCTTTAAACGAATTAGCAGGATTTATTTACGAGTCTCATTTTCTTATTGGCAATGAATCTGGAACAGTACATTTAGCTTCAAACTTAGAGATCCCTACACTCATTGTTGCTTCTTGTCAAAAACAAATCGCTCTTTGGCGTCCTGGTTGGTTTGCTACCAAAGTAATTACACCTTATCGCTTTATTCCTAACTTTAAAGGACTGCGCCTTCGGCAACAGAAGTGGCAAGCATTTATTTCTCCAAAACGGGTTGTTCGGGCTTTTACTAATTTATAA
- a CDS encoding MFS transporter: MTNYKSSFYIALLVAFIDNMGIGLVFPIFSSMLFDNSFSLVPLETSSHMRGIWLGFLLSLMPLAQFFSAPIWGAISDNKGRKKPLQTSLIIAFLGYVIAFFGVLLNSIFFLLASRAIIGFASGNMSIVQASIADLSSQEQKAKNFSLYAMALGAGFALSPFIGGSLSSFGYSYPFLFAGLIVAVNLLFVFFFFKETHHSTFKRKLSFVMGISQLKKAFHLKGLRVIFLCSFLCLFAWTYFFEFIPVYLITRFHFSPIDLGLFFGAAGGYYALSAGLLIRPFIKRFKPEVLFLVGMFLTALTILTMPFISSLTWLFVVMFFVCFFTSFVMPTATTLVSNKASAEVQGEALGIFTSVNAAALILSPLFSGSIVGAYPMLPMWVGGSIKLLSALIGIVIFRKSFLSCKIN, encoded by the coding sequence ATGACAAATTATAAATCCTCTTTTTACATTGCACTGCTTGTAGCTTTTATTGATAACATGGGCATCGGGCTTGTTTTTCCTATTTTTTCATCGATGCTTTTTGATAACTCTTTTTCTCTTGTTCCTTTAGAAACATCTTCTCATATGCGAGGGATTTGGCTGGGGTTTCTTTTATCCTTGATGCCTCTTGCTCAGTTTTTTAGCGCACCTATATGGGGTGCCATTTCTGATAACAAGGGCCGCAAAAAACCCCTTCAAACAAGTCTCATAATAGCTTTTTTAGGATATGTAATAGCCTTCTTTGGTGTACTTCTCAACAGTATCTTCTTTTTGCTAGCTTCTAGGGCTATCATTGGGTTTGCTTCTGGGAACATGTCGATTGTTCAAGCATCCATTGCAGATCTTAGCTCACAAGAACAGAAAGCTAAAAATTTCAGTCTCTATGCGATGGCCCTTGGTGCTGGCTTTGCTCTTAGCCCCTTTATAGGCGGCTCCTTATCATCTTTTGGCTATAGTTACCCCTTTCTCTTTGCTGGGTTAATTGTTGCAGTAAATCTTCTTTTTGTATTTTTCTTCTTTAAAGAAACGCATCACTCTACATTTAAAAGAAAGCTTAGCTTTGTCATGGGAATATCCCAATTAAAGAAGGCCTTTCATCTCAAGGGGCTCAGAGTGATTTTCCTCTGTTCTTTTCTTTGTTTATTTGCTTGGACCTATTTTTTTGAATTCATCCCTGTCTATTTGATTACTCGTTTTCATTTTTCCCCTATTGACCTTGGGCTTTTCTTTGGGGCTGCGGGAGGATATTACGCTCTTAGCGCAGGACTACTTATTCGTCCTTTTATCAAGCGTTTTAAGCCAGAGGTTCTTTTTCTGGTCGGTATGTTCTTAACAGCTCTTACCATTCTTACCATGCCTTTTATAAGCTCTCTTACTTGGCTTTTTGTTGTGATGTTTTTTGTCTGCTTTTTTACCTCTTTTGTTATGCCAACTGCTACTACTTTGGTTTCGAATAAAGCTTCAGCTGAAGTCCAGGGAGAAGCCCTTGGTATTTTTACCTCGGTTAATGCAGCAGCTTTAATCCTCAGCCCTCTTTTTTCTGGTTCTATTGTAGGGGCTTACCCTATGCTTCCTATGTGGGTGGGCGGAAGTATAAAACTCTTATCTGCGCTAATAGGAATAGTTATTTTTCGTAAAAGTTTTCTTTCTTGTAAAATAAACTAG